The Alphaproteobacteria bacterium US3C007 genomic interval CACTTCCAGCGTTGCACGCGGCGTGTCAACCAGAACATCTTTGATATGCACATGACCAAGATAGCCGCCCTTTACCGCTTCATAGCCATCGGGGAAGGCCTGCTCATGGCACCAGCAATTATTGCCAGGATCCCACAAAACTTTCAGCGTCTCTTTTGCATCCAGCTCGTCGATCAGCTTTCGGGCCGTATAATTTGAATTCACCATCGTGCCATTGCCCGTTTCAACCACCAACGTCACATCTTCCGCTTTGGCCAAGTCAACCGCTGGCACGATCATTGGGGCCATCGTGTCCCAAGCGCCATGCGCCACGTTCCATTTTTCAGCGCCATTGCGACCCCAGAGAATTTGTTCTTTTTTCTGGGTCATAATCCGCACCAAGGGCGCCTCAAGAATATGCGCCATCTCAATCACCCGCTTCAGCGCATCCATATGCTTTTGATGCAGCGCATCGCCAGGCCGGTTAGCCGATGTGGTGCCGGCAAAAATATGCCGCGATAAACAAGAAACCGGCTTACCACGCCCCCGCAACAGTTGGTCCATTTCGGCAATTTCGGCCG includes:
- a CDS encoding sugar phosphate isomerase/epimerase family protein, coding for MKLGVICDGISRDLTRAIDVMDEFDLTYAELQFVGDKEVGDHSAAEIAEMDQLLRGRGKPVSCLSRHIFAGTTSANRPGDALHQKHMDALKRVIEMAHILEAPLVRIMTQKKEQILWGRNGAEKWNVAHGAWDTMAPMIVPAVDLAKAEDVTLVVETGNGTMVNSNYTARKLIDELDAKETLKVLWDPGNNCWCHEQAFPDGYEAVKGGYLGHVHIKDVLVDTPRATLEVRRMGTGQLGPMFQPMADAMRADHYDGVISFESVFHPGNGDFEDGFRQCIGLFKEIFG